In Zalophus californianus isolate mZalCal1 chromosome 17, mZalCal1.pri.v2, whole genome shotgun sequence, one DNA window encodes the following:
- the CAPN12 gene encoding calpain-12 → MDRDRDSEAETERRDTMGKRETGRPRDKERWRHREFCAEPQFICEDMSRTDVCQGRLGNCWFLAAAASLTLYPRLLCRVVAPGQSFQDGYAGVFHFQLWQFGSWVDVVVDDRLPVREGKLMFVRSHQRNEFWAPLLEKAYAKLHSSYEVMRGGHMNEAFVDFTGGVGEVIYLRQDIPGLFSAVRRALAKESLVGATALVRYRTEDGLVKGHAYSVTGTYKVTLGFTKVRLLRLRNPWGRVEWTGAWSDSCPRWDALPAEWRDALLVKKEDGEFWMELKDFLCHFNTVQICSLSPEVLGPSPAGGGWHIHTFQGRWVRGFNSGGSQPGAETFWTNPQFRLTLLEPDEEEEDDEEGPWGGWGAAGAWGPARGGRIPKCTVLLSLIQRNRRRLRAQGLTYLTVGFHVFQIPEELLGLWDSPRSRELLPGLLRADRSPFCARRDVSRRCRLRPGHYLVVPSAARAGDEADFTLRVFSERRHTAVEIDDVISADLHALMVPYVPLELGLEQLFQELAGEEEALSASQLQTLLSIALEPARAHAQTPGEIGLRTCEQLLRCFGNGQSFTLHHFQELWGHLLEWQATFDKFDEDASGTMNSYELRLALNAAGFHLNNQLTQALTSRYRDSRLRVDFECFVSCAAQLTCIFRHCSRHLEGGEGVVCLTRRQWVELATFV, encoded by the exons atggacagagacagagacagtgaggcCGAGACCGAGAGGAGAGACacaatgggaaagagagaaactggCAGACCAAGAGACAAGGAGAGATGGAGACACAGG GAGTTTTGCGCTGAGCCCCAGTTCATCTGTGAGGACATGAGCCGAACAGACGTGTGTCAGGGGCGCCTAG GGAACTGCTGGTTTCTTGCAGCCGCTGCCTCCCTCACTCTGTATCCCCGTCTCCTGTGCCGGGTGGTCGCCCCTGGACAGAGTTTCCAAGATGGCTATGCGGGTGTCTTCCACTTCCAG CTCTGGCAGTTTGGCTCCTGGGTGGACGTCGTGGTGGACGACAGGCTGCCCGTGCGTGAGGGGAAGCTGATGTTCGTGCGCTCGCATCAGCGGAACGAGTTCTGGGCCCCGCTGTTGGAGAAGGCCTATGCCAA GCTCCACAGCTCCTATGAAGTGATGCGAGGCGGCCACATGAATGAGGCTTTCGTGGACTTCACGGGTGGCGTGGGCGAGGTGATCTACCTGAGGCAAGACATCCCAGGCCTCTTCTCTGCCGTGCGCCGTGCCCTGGCCAAGGAGTCCCTCGTGGGTGCCACCGCCCTGGTGAGA TACCGCACGGAAGACGGGCTGGTGAAGGGACATGCGTACTCAGTCACGGGCACGTACAAG GTGACCCTGGGCTTCACCAAGGTGCGGCTGCTGAGGCTTCGGAACCCATGGGGCCGTGTGGAGTGGACCGGGGCCTGGAGCGACAG CTGCCCGCGCTGGGATGCGCTCCCTGCAGAGTGGCGCGATGCCCTGCTGGTGAAAAAGGAGGATGGCGAGTTCTG GATGGAACTGAAGGACTTCCTCTGCCACTTCAACACCGTGCAGATCTGCTCGCTGAGCCCTGAGGTGCTGGGCCCCAGCCCGGCAGGAGGCGGCTGGCACATCCACACCTTCCAAGGCCGCTGGGTGCGTGGCTTCAACTCAGGCGGGAGCCAGCCTGGCGCCG AAACCTTCTGGACCAACCCCCAGTTCCGACTGACACTGCTGGAGcctgatgaggaggaggaggatgatgaggaggggccctgggggggctggggggcagcagGAGCGTGGGGCCCCGCGAGGGGGGGGCGCATCCCCAAGTGCACTGTGCTTCTGTCACTCATCCAGCGCAACCGGCGGCGACTGAGGGCCCAGGGCCTCACTTACCTCACCGTGGGCTTCCACGTGTTCCAG ATCCCAGAGGAG CTGCTGGGCCTGTGGGACTCCCCGCGCAGCCGCGAGCTCCTGCCGGGCCTGCTGCGTGCCGACCGCTCGCCCTTCTGCGCCCGCCGCGACGTGAGCCGCCGCTGCCGCCTGCGCCCCGGCCACTACCTGGTGGTGCCCAGCGCCGCCCGGGCCGGCGACGAGGCCGACTTCACGCTGCGCGTCTTCTCGGAGCGCCGCCACACGGCCGT GGAGATCGATGACGTCATCAGCGCCGACCTGCATGCCCTCATG GTCCCCTACGTTCCCCTGGAGCTGGGGTTAGAGCAGCTGTTTCAGGAGCTGGCAGGAGAG GAGGAAGCACTCAGCGCTTCTCAGCTCCAGACCCTATTAAGCATTGCCCTGGAGCCTG CCAGGGCCCATGCCCAGACCCCTGGAGAGATCGGGCTCAGGACCTGTGAGCAGCTGCTGCGCTGTTTTGGG AACGGACAGAGCTTCACCCTGCACCACTTCCAGGAGCTCTGGGGCCATCTCCTGGAGTGGCAG GCCACATTCGACAAGTTTGACGAGGACGCCTCCGGAACCATGAACTCCTACGAGCTGAGGCTGGCGCTGAATGCGGCAG GTTTCCACCTGAACAACCAGCTGACCCAGGCCCTCACGAGCCGCTACCGGGACAGCCGCCTGCGGGTGGACTTCGAGTGCTTCGTGTCCTGTGCAGCCCAGCTCACCTGCATCTTCC GCCACTGCAGCCGGCAcctggaaggaggggagggggtcgtCTGCCTGACCCGCAGACAG TGGGTGGAGCTGGCCACCTTCGTCTAG